From Anopheles arabiensis isolate DONGOLA chromosome 3, AaraD3, whole genome shotgun sequence, a single genomic window includes:
- the LOC120901008 gene encoding serine protease inhibitor Kazal-type 1-like — MRVLSCITVLLVALVAVLVLPGSTSAFRRNYNGVCACPKIYRPICGSDLITYANSCILRCKVDSSYGKSVQLRILRDGECERKAPIQIPEEILD; from the coding sequence ATGCGTGTGCTGAGCTGCATCACTGTGCTGTTGGTGGCACTGGTAGCCGTGCTGGTTCTACCGGGCAGCACCTCTGCCTTCAGAAGGAACTATAACGGGGTGTGTGCCTGTCCCAAGATTTACCGGCCTATTTGTGGAAGTGATCTGATCACCTACGCCAATAGCTGCATTCTGCGGTGCAAGGTGGACAGTTCCTACGGCAAATCGGTCCAGCTGCGGATACTTCGCGACGGAGAATGTGAGCGCAAGGCACCGATTCAGATTCCCGAGGAGATCCTGGATTAA
- the LOC120901007 gene encoding EF-hand domain-containing protein D2 homolog codes for MSADAELSSILNRRQQINEALDNGQAVKPTFKVVNIYTEFHEFSRKEIKDYQATFSKYDVGNDGYLDLAELKIMMEKLGAPQTHLGLKGMIAEVDEDKDGKISFREFLLIYRKARAGELVSDSGLGQLARLTEINVDEVGVGGAKSFFEAKIEQQLRTNKFHDEIRQEQEERRRMEEERVLRRQQFQQRAAVFQ; via the exons atgtcagcCGATGCGGAACTATCCTCCATCCTGAACCGTCGCCAGCAGATCAACGAAGCGCTGGACAATGGGCAGGCGGTAAAGCCCACGTTCAAAGTGGTCAACATCTACACCGAGTTCCACGAGTTCTCGCGGAAGGAAATCAAGGACTACCAAGCCACCTTCAGCAA GTACGACGTCGGCAACGATGGCTATCTCGATCTGGCCGAGCTGAAGATCATGATGGAAAAGCTGGGCGCCCCGCAGACCCACCTAGGGCTGAAGGGCATGATCGCGGAGGTGGACGAGGACAAGGATGGCAAGATATCGTTTCGCGAGTTTCTGCTCATCTACCG CAAAGCACGCGCCGGTGAGCTCGTGTCCGACTCGGGGCTCGGCCAGCTCGCCCGCCTCACCGAGATCAATGTGGACGAGGTGGGCGTTGGGGGGGCGAAGAGTTTCTTCGAGGCAAagatcgagcagcagctgcgcACCAATAAGTTCCACGACGAGATCCGGCAGGAGCAGGAAGAGCGGCGCCGCATGGAGGAGGAACGTGTCCTGCGGCGGCAGCAGTTCCAGCAGCGGGCGGCCGTATTCCAGTAA
- the LOC120901006 gene encoding uncharacterized protein LOC120901006: MPASCVIPDCDLKYTHSDDVSFHKFPLKSPELLKQWIQFTGRDEGWHPTKWSALCSRHFVASDFKGCAARKILLPTAVPSVRNAVAAKAQPNNLSLPVISYETVCPEEERSHNRHFEHYLPVELDYAPFGGTLCPLVASEQVDEFGPAEADGDVQLIEITCRICGVVFSRAVDSLLTDLVQAEEAVRKYLPFVNLDLPNLPRKICLHCSKRVQGFSKFSENVLRAQSDLEHRFAQELHGGAFAVPDGFAAGARTKQEIVSAKPMIIKQEPIASINIKEEKIEYAMNSARQKDPERPPVQESSEPGPPPVMANNPTFTSEPNRIYLFNNVGQDGTNSPALSSINPTKNQTRESSKNCEILEILNLYPPIVDITSATVTEVQPYEITLPSVTTATATAGEFSSFSTAASSSSSSAQFVSSLKVENTNELEPEQDDYYLPERLVFINTLEEHSYTKLPIQADDNKDEIFHDMTIGGGGQWFEATQDTVTAQKSESKARTKSIPRWTCPMCERRFTRQRRMLSHRAWECTGRTKLTVDCRFCRRKFPSWARARSHVCVCAKRVAKHRQYRWRAMLEREKCRHTGKERPGERDEIVLTKYPCSLCDRSYTNASNLRRHFTTHRPPDQWNHKCGVCLKIFDKLFDLKRHLQLSGCAGGLPVIPAGSTTVVCAEPEELSMETEPPTTGPTDMSTEPTISAATVTRPIDRLLYVCSTCSKMFQSYNSLKVHEPIHTGTKAYICETCGKRFSGPSNLWQHRLTHSEERQYRCKQCPKVFKRKGGLSQHVRAIHMKIKPYHCPTCGHEYALKADMARCRHSRLNDPAVAMVSATG, from the exons ATGCCTGCGTCGTGTGTTATCCCCGATTGCGACCTAAAATACACTCACAGCGACGATGTGTCCTTCCACAA ATTTCCACTCAAATCTCCCGAACTGCTGAAACAGTGGATCCAATTCACCGGCCGGGACGAAGGCTGGCATCCGACCAAATGGAGCGCCCTCTGCAGCAGACACTTTGTGGCGAGCGATTTCAAGGGATGTGCTGCTCGCAAAATCCTTCTCCCAACAGCTGTCCCTTCCGTGCGCAATGCTGTCGCCGCTAAAGCTCAACCGAACAACCTCTCCCTGCCTGTGATATCGTATGAAACGGTCTGTCCGGAGGAGGAACGCTCGCACAACCGCCACTTCGAGCACTATCTTCCGGTCGAGCTCGATTACGCCCCGTTCGGTGGGACGCTCTGCCCGCTGGTTGCGTCGGAACAGGTGGACGAGTTCGGTCCGGCCGAGGCGGACGGTGACGTCCAGCTGATCGAGATTACCTGCCGGATCTGTGGCGTCGTGTTCAGCCGTGCCGTCGATAGTCTGCTGACCGATCTGGTGCAGGCGGAAGAAGCGGTACGGAAGTATCTGCCGTTCGTGAACCTGGACCTACCCAACCTGCCGCGCAAGATCTGTCTACACTGTTCCAAGCGGGTGCAAGGCTTTTCCAAGTTCAGCGAGAATGTACTCCGGGCACAGTCCGACCTGGAACATCGCTTCGCACAGGAACTGCACGGCGGGGCGTTTGCAGTGCCGGATGGGTTTGCTGCGGGTGCTCGAACCAAGCAGGAAATTGTGTCGGCAAAACCGATGATCATTAAGCAGGAACCTATTGCGAGCATAAACataaaggaggaaaaaatcgAGTACGCAATGAACAGCGCACGGCAGAAAGATCCGGAGCGACCTCCGGTGCAAGAATCAAGCGAACCAGGACCTCCACCGGTAATGGCAAACAATCCGACATTTACCAGCGAACCGAACCGGATTTATCTGTTCAACAATGTGGGACAGGATGGTACGAACAGTCCAGCACTTTCCAGCATCAATCCGACCAAGAACCAAACGCGCGAGTCTTCCAAAAACTGTGAAATTCTCGAAATCCTTAACCTCTACCCGCCAATAGTGGACATAACGAGCGCAACGGTGACAGAAGTGCAACCGTACGAAATCACACTACCCTCGGTTACCACGGCAACGGCAACAGCGGGAGAGTTTTCGTCCTTTTCAACCGCAGCCAGCTCATCCAGCTCGTCCGCACAGTTCGTAAGCAGCTTGAAGGTGGAAAACACGAACGAGCTGGAGCCGGAACAGGACGACTATTACCTGCCCGAACGGCTCGTCTTCATCAACACGCTGGAGGAGCACAGCTACACCAAGCTGCCGATACAGGCGGATGATAATAAGGATGAAATTTTCCACGATATGacgattggtggtggtggtcagtGGTTTGAAGCGACGCAGGACACGGTAACGGCGCAGAAAAGTGAATCAAAAGCAAGAACGAAGAGCATACCCCGCTGGACGTGTCCGATGTGTGAGAGGAGGTTCACTCGCCAGCGACGAATGCTGTCCCATCGGGCGTGGGAATGCACTGGACGCACCAAACTCACCGTGGATTGTCGCTTTTGCAGGCGGAAGTTCCCTTCCTGGGCACGGGCTCGCTcacatgtatgtgtgtgtgctaaacGGGTGGCCAAACACCGACAGTACCGCTGGCGAGCAATGCTGGAGCGAGAAAAGTGTCGACACACGGGTAAGGAGCGCCCTGGCGAACGAGACGAAATCGTCCTCACCAAGTACCCCTGCTCGCTGTGCGATCGTTCGTACACGAATGCGTCCAACTTGCGGCGACATTTCACCACCCACCGGCCACCGGACCAGTGGAACCACAAGTGTGGCGTTTGCTTGAAAATCTTCGACAAGCTGTTCGACTTAAAGCGCCATCTTCAACTATCTGGGTGTGCCGGTGGTCTTCCCGTGATTCCCGCGGGCAGCACAACTGTTGTTTGCGCTGAACCAGAGGAACTCTCCATGGAGACCGAACCACCAACCACGGGCCCAACGGACATGTCAACCGAACCAACGATAAGCGCGGCCACCGTTACGCGCCCCATCGATCGGCTGCTGTACGTCTGCTCGACCTGCAGCAAAATGTTCCAATCGTACAACAGCCTCAAGGTGCACGAACCGATCCACACCGGCACGAAGGCGTACATCTGCGAGACGTGCGGGAAGCGGTTCTCCGGCCCGTCGAACCTTTGGCAGCATCGGCTGACCCACTCGGAGGAGCGCCAGTACCGGTGCAAGCAGTGCCCGAAGGTGTTCAAGCGGAAGGGAGGCCTTAGCCAGCACGTGCGTGCCATCCACATGAAGATTAAGCCGTACCACTGTCCGACCTGTGGCCATGAGTATGCACTTAAGGCGGACATGGCACGCTGCAGACACTCCCGGCTGAACGATCCGGCGGTGGCTATGGTGTCGGCAACGGGTTAG